A genomic stretch from Solanum stenotomum isolate F172 chromosome 8, ASM1918654v1, whole genome shotgun sequence includes:
- the LOC125873720 gene encoding LOB domain-containing protein 33-like has protein sequence MTGPGGSSCGACKFLRRKCSTECIFAPYFSYEEASKDFSAVHKVFGASKVSKLLLHLPLHCRSDAALTMSYEALARMHDPIYERVGHIFALHHQIASLIEEIEIMENQMASFQGEVPMHNMNINTLQYSLECNNMNLENNHVNHSITSPSSANEAFAMHMISRFSIPFFDLDILERFFEGQAPPHQSAFAILGDMHPF, from the exons atgaCAGGACCTGGTGGTTCTTCATGCGGTGCATGCAAATTTTTGAGAAGAAAGTGTTCCACCGAATGCATTTTTGCGCCTTACTTCAGTTATGAAGAGGCATCTAAGGATTTCTCAGCAGTTCATAAGGTGTTCGGAGCAAGCAAAGTCTCCAAGCTACTGTTGCACCTCCCATTGCACTGTCGCAGTGATGCTGCTCTAACCATGTCATATGAAGCCTTGGCTAGGATGCATGATCCAATTTATGAACGTGTTGGTCACATTTTTGCACTCCACCACCAG ATAGCTAGCCTCATAGAGGAGATTGAAATTATGGAGAACCAAATGGCTAGCTTTCAAGGTGAAGTGCCTATGCACAACATGAACATTAATACACTTCAATATTCCTTGGAATGCAATAACATGAACTTGGAAAATAACCATGTCAATCATAGTATCACATCGCCATCATCAGCAAATGAAGCTTTCGCTATGCACATGATAAGTAGATTTTCCATTCCCTTCTTTGATTTAGACATCTTAGAGAGATTCTTTGAAGGGCAAGCCCCACCTCATCAGTCTGCATTTGCAATCCTTGGTGACATGCACCCATTTTAG